The Rhododendron vialii isolate Sample 1 chromosome 3a, ASM3025357v1 nucleotide sequence GCAGCAATATGGGCAGAGATCTTTCTGATATTACAGAATGGCGGATAGATCAAACCCTTTTCACAGTTCTCTTTCGTTACTTGCCCAGCCAAACCCTCCgctgcaaaaaacaaaagagtaaTAAAATACACGGTGAAAAAAAGTGCAAGCCAATGTACCCATTCTTTTTTCTGGGTAGTATATCAATCTACTCATTTGTCATGTCCGTTGCAAAGCTGTGATTCAACACGACCTGTTTTATGTTTTGCAATATTCTTCACACAAGTGATTGCACATCAGAAACTCCCCGTTTATGTTGTTTAGTTATCTGGTTCTACCTCTCAAACCATTTACGTACCATACATACTGAATGGAGATTTATTAGATATTCAATGTAATTCTTAAACCAATTCATAATTCAGCGAAgtaaacaaaagaataaaaaaacaaaagcaaagtaAAACGTacgtaaacaaaaaaaacataaaggaaaaggagaatAGATTCTTTGGTTCTTAATTAGCAAGTTTATCCAATTTGAAACGTATAACTCTTAATTTTGTGTACTTACAGGCTGCCAGAAGCATGTCATCGTGAACCCGAATTGCACCAGAAATGACCAAACCTAAACCCAATCCAGGAAAAATGTACGCATTGTTTGCCTGTATTGATCACAAAAAAGTCATTAATACCCCATAAGTTTATTGGAGGATAGGGCAGCACAAACGAGATATATCAAGTTATATGACCTGGCCAGGTACGTGAACTTTTCCATTGTATTCAACAGGATCAAACGGACTTCCACTGGCATAAATTGCACGGCCCTTATGTCAAAACAGGGGCAAAAAAGACAGAATTATGTTAGTTTTGCATACAAATATCAAGCATTATCATGAATAATATGAGATGAGAAACTGCATCTCTTTTTTACCTGAGTCCATTTGTATGCTTCTTCAGCAGTGCACTCAGATTGCGAGGTCGGGTTGGAGAGGGCCAAAATAAGAGGTTTCTGCATGCCATTCGTTTATAATCTTACTTCAGTTAAACACTGGACACCCATGCACATGCGCATGTGCGCGcacgcacagagagagagagagagagagagacctcatTGAATTCTGCCATGGCCTCAACCACCTCTTTTGTAAATGTGCTTCCTACTCCAGATGTTCCAATTAGAACCGTTGGCTTGATAGCCTGATGACAATGGATACCGAAACACTTTGAAAACTACTATCTTCTTATGACAATGTATAGACACAAGGGGAGTCATCCAACCTTGACAGCATCTAAAAGAGTCGTTGCGGGTGGATGTTCATGAGCCCAAGGCTTCTTGAAGTGCTGAAGGGAATCCTTACGAGAACTAACAATTAATCCCTGCAAGAGGAATGCCAACTTATTTAAACGCAGATGCAAACACCAAAATCATCAAGTATAAATCAGAGTTTAAAGATCATTATAGTTATCTAAAAGTATATAATCAACTGTTTAGCAAGAAACTTAGGCTGGACTTACTTTTGAGTCGACAAGCCATATATTCTTGCGGGTCTCTTCCACAGGAGCTTTAGTCTGAAACagaaaaatggaagaagagaaacaCCAACCACCATTTAGATGTTGCTCATTTTTGCATCCAATGATAAAAGCCACACGCAAACATACATGTGGTAGTAAATCGGTACCTGTTTTGACATCTCAAGAGCTATAAGTTCCGCTATTCCAGTTCCAGCCTGCAATTCCAGACAATAAAAAGTGAGATAGGTAAACTTCATGATGCATTCTTCTTTCGATGAGAAACAACAACAGAATCATTGCAGGGAATCACTACTGGAGAAGATGGGTGAAAAAAGCTCGAAAAATATAACTCCCAAGGAAAAAGATGAATAATggtaaaaaagtaaaatgaaaaGGCCAACTGAATTAACAAGCAATCATGTTCCCCTAGAATACATGTTCTTGTTTTTATGCGTTTCTTTCCCTCTCTGTTTTTGCAtgttttttgggtaaagatCGAAGGGCATTTTCTGTGAAAAAGAACAATAGGTTTAGCATTGTCatcaaacaaatatttattCATAATAAAACAGAAATTCGCTGCCTAGTTATCCACTTTAACTTTCCCACCtctattcattttgttttttttgttccacACAGGGTGCCAAAATATAGATTATatgaagaaggaagaagatTAAACTCACTTCCCCGGCACcaagaaataaaaatttgtGGTCACCCAAGGTACCACCAAGTAACTTGAGTGCACCAACAAGCCCTGCAAGAACCACAGCTGCTGTCCCCTGCAAAATTGGGGAGGAAACATGAGAGAAGAACACGGGATTCCACAAGGTTCAAAAAAAGGTTCACCGTGATATTATTAATACCTGTATATCATCATTGAAGACAAGATGAGTAGTACTATATTTTGCTAGCAGATCAAAAGCATTGTGGTTTGCAAAATCTTCAAACTGTGGAGTATGGAAACAAATTAACCCATGGAACAAAATCAGGCAAGGTTAAGAAAACAATGAAGCCGACTCTACCTGAATGAGTACTTTTTCACCATAGTTCTGCTTGACAGCACTCATGAATTCCTCAAGAAGGTCTGCATATTCCTGAAACCAATTTTACAAACTGCAATTTGGTAAGAGAGttaaataatacattttcaTGCCTGAAACGAAGCACAATAAAACACTGAAACCATTGGACCTTCCCAGTTGCCCTCCTTTGTTTGAGCCCGATGTAAAACTCATCGTTCAACAACTTCTCATTATTTGTCCCCACATCAATGGTTATGGGCAGACACTGCACAGGAAAGTTAAAAAAGTCATGACTGAAATggtaaaagaagaagatagtgCAAATATCAATCAAGATTAGCAATCAAGTAAACAAGTAAACAAGGCCTCGACTTTTCTTCAAACAGTACCACATACAAGTGGACGCGACCACATACATATTATCGTTATCTCTGTGGGTAATGAAGTGAAGGTTTAAAGAATGTGACAATGTGAACATCTGCACAGAACATAGTGTATATCAAGAGCTGGTGATACTTACCGAAGAAGGTCTAACCCCTCCAAGTGCTGTGTACAGAGCCAGTTTGCCAACAGGTATTCCCATTCCCTGATAACAATCTAAGCATGTCATTGCATATAAATGCCTTTTTTGACAATCATAACCCACAAAAGAAGGGCATATGAACCAAAACGAAAAAAACGTACTAATAAACGGACACACTTTCCAACTAATAACCTAAAAAATGAGTTGTATGACAACATGGAAGCACTGAGAAAAATCCAAAGTAGATCATCCAAATTCCTGGCTCGTAACTAATCATGCAGTTAAAGAAAAGGATAATGCACATTCACCTGGCAGCCAAGATCTCCAAGTCCTAAAATTCGCTCACCATCAGTCACGACAATAACTTGAATGCTCCTCTCAGGCCAGTTTTTCAACACCTCGAGAATCTTTCCTCTGCAAAAGCAAGATGCTCTTATGATGGAGTTTAAAAGGTAAACTTATGAGCCTTGTAAATACAGCTTAACAAAGTCATACTTCTCCTTTAAGCTAATGTAGAGGCCCTGAGGGCGTTGAAAAATGCTCCCATATTTCTGGCAAGCCTCGCCAACAGTTGGTGTATAGACAACTGGAAGAAGTTCCTCGACATTGTCAATAAGAAGCTTGTAGAACAGCCTCTCGTTCCTCTCCTGTAAACAAACACAATTAGAAAGGACAAAATACTCACAAAAAGGTAGAAATCTCCATTCCCGCAgcattttttaatatttcaaaGCAACATTGAATGACATTATCTCAAGTAAAAACACACAGAGACACACAGCCAAAGGGGGAAAGGGGTGGATCACAAGAAAAACAGTAGGAAGgacgcgggggggggggggggggggggggggggggagggggaagTGGAATGAAAATTGAAGGGTATCTCAAACCAAAGAgtatatgattaaaaaaagtaATTGCTCATCCAAGATACTAACTAACAGAATAACAACTCATCAGATGCTATAGGGTTAGGTGCGTGGGATAGCAATCATAATATACTCATGCTGAGCATCTAAGCAGTATGCACCAACAGCTTCAACAACTGGGAAGCAATGTGGGGTTAAAAAATCACCGCAAGGTCCATCATGGCCGTGTACTTCTGCAGTGGGAGTTGATACTGGCGGATATTGTGCAACAGTTTCTTCTCCTGAATAAGTCAAATTGGAAAAGATCAACAGAATGATAATAACCAGTGATAGGCTAAAGCTCCAAAACACAGAGCTGATATGCCTAACCTGAAGCTCCTGACTCATAACCACTGGTGGCAGCAGACCACGTATGTAATGAGCATCCCTCTCCTTCAAAGTGAATGCTAGCCCCTTGTTATGGTGCGGGTCTCTCAACAAACTATACCCGCTGGAGCACACAATCAAGAGGAGAAATATCAGACGAATTTGCAATCGGAAGACCAATACATCAGCAATTCAAGCATGAGGCATGCCAGACACacgtacatacatacatgcaaAGAATGCTCTATTAATTCATCTGTCTAATCGGCTTTTTTAAATCATGGCCATTAAAAATCACCTAttggaagaaaatcaaaagaacGAATAATAATCTGGAAGTTATAAGTACTTATCGAGTATGTTGACCAGCACTGAAGCTGTACATAATCAGTGGATGAACACAAGCTGTGGGATATTGAATGAGTAAAAAGGGGGTAGTGGATCACGCACAATCTGGTGTTCATATACCAGTAGCAAGATGCTTATGGGCATCATTGATACGGCCATGTATCTGCCAATAAGAAAAACTATCGCCCAATTTATCGAGCACTAGCAGTATGATGGTCCAAACTTCTCATTCCTGCCACTATTAAAACCCTTGGCACAAGTACAAATAAGCAGAGACAACTAGAGGTATTAGATCCTAGTTGGGCAAAAGTCAATGGGACTAACACCATAAAAAAATCATAGCAAATGAACCAAAAGATTACGTAACAAACCCAACCATTGAAACATCTGTAACACATGAACCAAAACATTCGTAACAACTACCCATAAAATTTGTACCTAACAATAAATATGCATAACTTCACTTTTCTACAGCACACACTTGTTCTTTACTGTACTACTTAAAATATGTATGTAACATTGCTATTATCCACAACATGTGTACATAACTTTCTCCCGAACCTTTTCCTTCTACTTTTATGGGGTggtttggctaaataatctttccagaatatttttgtttgtattcaattttttttccaacttttttagttttgctttaaatttttgtggattattgattcatctcgacgaaaGAAATTTATAATTCTAGAATTATGAAAAAGAACTTTCATATcttgaataaaacaaaaataatctaaaaacaTCTATCTgttttagattatttttgtctttagcaattttttttttaaaaatttatcttaaatttttactttgtaAATTTCTCTCATCGTGACagaccaataattcacaaaaaagaaaaaaacctatactgcaaaactaacaaaagcaaaagaatttcaaataaagataattcacaaaaattattaattattaagccaaaacaccCCAATACTCTCCTTGTCGGTGTGCTTAGCATTTTCGCTAATTAATAGAGCTAATGGATACTAATCGTGGTGGTGGGTCGTGGCAGCACTGATAGTAGGGATGGagtagttgtggtggtggg carries:
- the LOC131320128 gene encoding NADP-dependent malic enzyme, producing MDSTTKKVRPGGASVLDFDLKSTVGGGVEDAYGEDRATEDQLVTPWTITVASGYSLLRDPHHNKGLAFTLKERDAHYIRGLLPPVVMSQELQEKKLLHNIRQYQLPLQKYTAMMDLAERNERLFYKLLIDNVEELLPVVYTPTVGEACQKYGSIFQRPQGLYISLKEKGKILEVLKNWPERSIQVIVVTDGERILGLGDLGCQGMGIPVGKLALYTALGGVRPSSCLPITIDVGTNNEKLLNDEFYIGLKQRRATGKEYADLLEEFMSAVKQNYGEKVLIQFEDFANHNAFDLLAKYSTTHLVFNDDIQGTAAVVLAGLVGALKLLGGTLGDHKFLFLGAGEAGTGIAELIALEMSKQTKAPVEETRKNIWLVDSKGLIVSSRKDSLQHFKKPWAHEHPPATTLLDAVKAIKPTVLIGTSGVGSTFTKEVVEAMAEFNEKPLILALSNPTSQSECTAEEAYKWTQGRAIYASGSPFDPVEYNGKVHVPGQANNAYIFPGLGLGLVISGAIRVHDDMLLAASEGLAGQVTKENCEKGLIYPPFCNIRKISAHIAANVAAKAYELGLASRLPRPENLVKYAESCMYTPNYRTYR